The DNA region CATCAGTCATCGCCTTCTTCCAATAAAGAATACCTAGAGCTTTAATAGGATTCTTATGAGGTTATTCTACTTCAGAACTAGAGAAAAGAATAATAGTGAAAAGTCTTGGTTTAAGAGAGCCTGTTTTTAATCTAGTCATCATAGCATAAGTATTGTTGGGATTAATAGTATTTGTAGTGTTAGTAGTCATAGAAGAATTATGATTCACAGATTCTATTGTTAGTAGGCTACGCCTGATTTATTTGGGTATTCTATGCTTGTGAAATATCATGATTGTGACTAGTTGCAAGATTAGAAGTGATTAAAGGAAGATTTGTCATTTGTTGATGTAGAAGTAATAGAAGTATTATGATTATTATGATTATGCAAAAGAAAATTAGAATTGGTAGTAGATATAAAACATATAGAATAATTACCAGATTAATTATGAGATAAAGTAGCAGATTGAGAATCGAATCTAATCAAACCATATAATtcattatagaaaaaaatatattcatcaaataaaatatttctaGTGATATAAATTTTACCATTTAGAGACAGACATTTAGATCCTTTATAATTAGGAGTATAATCTAAGAAGATACATTTGTGAGATTTGTAATCCAATTTTGATTGATTGCATGGTctaaacaaaggaaaatagacaCGGTCAAACACTCTTAATGAAGTGTAGTCTGATTTTGATTAAACAACAACTCAAAAGATAATTTGTTAAATAAAATAGGAGTTGGTAATCTATTAATCAAATAGATAGAAGTGATCACTTTTAATGAAGCTctgcaattttttaatttttttttatttaagtcatTAGACTTATAGAAACTGTGCACCACTCTATATAAGTTAAGAATCTTTCTAATTAGATAATCTACGAGTAAAGATTAGGTTTCAACCTAAAGAAAAAATCTCTATCTTATAGGTGTAAAGTGTTTGACACCCATTGTTATTGACTTATTGATACTACATGAGATCAATAGATTGGGTGGCTTCAGGTCGGAGGTTTCTTCAGTGACGTGTACATGACCTCTGACAAAGGAGGCACATGAAGGGGGCAAAGCTAAAATGACATAGTTTTGCAATAGAATTTAGGAACTAATTTGTTTTGTTTGTACACGTAAATAATTGACTTCATGTGTGCTAGTTTAGGCTTTTATgttagtattttttgtttattattaacaaaaaaactAGGTCAAAGACTGATTTGTCTGCAGAAGTTAAATGTGAGGGAGGCTTTTGTATATTTCAAAAGTTAGGAGAATTAAAGTGTTCGATTTTAAAAACTTTAAGAACCGATTTAGATAATCACTCTTAACAAAACTAACtagtataatatttttaaatttttaatgaataatttaattatttttaaataatataaaataatttaattattttatttttttaatactgtataataattaatcttaatatataaaatgtatttatatattttatatttattttaaaacaaaagattatacatgttattcttaaaatattatatattaaaatatatttttatatatatatatatactaatatattttatatttaataaaatttattaatattttttattattttttaatttttatttaataaaatataataatttataaaaaaataatagcacACAAAATTATTGGGCTCGATTTTTTTTCCGGCTTTAAGGTAAAGTCACTTGAGAGTTTAAAAGATAAAAGTCAAACTTACGAAGCATTTGAAAATTGGTTTGCGTTTCTCATTAGGCAAAGTCAGTGCATTCTTACTTAATTGGAAATTTGGAATTCTGATATTTTGCCAATGTATGAATGTAAGATACGTTTGACTTTTGCATTTGGATCGTTTATAAGACATCTTCGGGTCAAACATGTTACAATTGAATCATTAATCTTGGTGGGCACAACATATTCGATGCAAGTGCACTACTATCTTACAAGTGGCCTAATTTCTGATATgattaacaaaacaaaaatataaaaaagaaaaaaccctttccctttgtttttgatgtttaatttagaaaaattacGGAGGCTAAACGGTAAAAGTGTAAAACACAAAGCTCTTTAAATAGGAAtagattcttttttttcttaaattttttttttttgtaaaatatgatttcttagacTCTTCCCATACATTCTCTTAAGTTGAAcaagaaaatatataattaaagatgttaaataataaaagatcacgttttataaaaaaattaaaaaaaaatttaattatatttaaagttCTACTTTAAGGCAAATAGTAGCAATAGCACTCGTGGAAATTGGAGGAATCAAGAAATGggtaatatatgaaaaaaaatctcaattaaataaagggtcgtgttaaataataataataataaggttatTATTATGATGTATTTCAAAACTATTAAGAACTCAAGCAAGAGTGGATTTTGGCCAATCTCCAGTTTATTGAGGATTTGGAAAGGACAAAGACACATCCACAAAAGTTGGCAGCTTCATCACCAAACGCAAAGAAGCTTCCATTTTTGAATCTCAAACGGCCTTTTTTCTCCGTACATCAAACATTTCTGGGGTTCGTTGATCCCCAAATCGTCTAATTTGACTTTTCGCCTCCTTTTTCATCTAATTCTCTGCTATTTGAACGATTACTGCTGTGACCCGTGATGGGTCATTCCCTTTGATCATTAACACAAACGGGTTTTTGAAAAGGGGAAATTTTTATCTTGATTTGTTGTACTTCTTGTTGCCCTTGATCACTGCAAACAAGCACGAACGCTCCTTGTTGAAGCCACAGTTGGGTCACAAAAGATGAATGCTTCTACAGATGATGAACACGACGTGGAAAATGGCAAGTTTGTAAGAAGTAACAGGGGAGTTAAACTCAGCAATCAAGCTTTGTTGTCTGGAATTGCTTATTGCCTTTCTTCATGTGGCATGATATTGGTTAACAAGTTTGTGCTTTCAAGCTACAATTTTAATGCAGGGATATCCTTGATGTTGTATCAGGTAATTGGTTTCCccttgatgtttttctctttttatgtattatttttgtttcttgtatAGTTTGATGAGGTAATTGGGTGATCTTTGTTTGGATGCAGAATTTCATTTCGGTGGTTATTGTTGCTACACTTAGCCTTCTTGGTTTAGTCTCAACTGAACCTTTGACATGGAAATTGATCAAAGTATGGTTGCCTGTGAATGTTATATTTGTTGGAATGCTTGTTACAAGCATGTTTAGGTATGTAGTCTTCAGTTTTCTTTGCTACTGTAAATTTATAATACTTTCCTTCCCTCCTTCTTTGGAGTATATTGATCTTTTCCAATATAGTGACTGGTTTTTCTACCAACCAATGTTTCGTTTATATGTCTtttcaaattaatattattttattattattatatatgggGAGTTTAATTGAAAGTTTGGTTGCATCAATTGTAGAGAAGACAGTAGAATCTCCCCTTTAGGTGATTTCGGCATGTGTGACGGATACTCGAACAGTCCTTGTAAGGAGAATAGAATCATTGATCAGATAgagaataattcaaaaattagacATGAGGGAGAACAAGAAAACCATAGGAAAAATTATCAAAAGAGATTTAATTGTTAGTGAGTTAAATGTTAGTATGGTTTATGATCTGTGGGATCACTTGAACTATGAGTAGGCTTGGTTGTTTTATTTTGCCGAATAAGCTTGGAGAAATTTTGTTTTAATGAGTAAAGCAATATAGTCATGAAAGGAAAATAGTGCAAGGAAAATGTTGTTCTTATCCGGGGATTCTCAAAATCATAAAGGATGCTAACTTTTTGTTGTGAAATATGTAATCTAGATTACATATTGATGTTGCAACAGAGTCTCTCTTGCTTAAGTAGCATTGTTTTGCTTATCATGATTTGTTTATGTGCAGTTTGAAATACATTAATGTAGCCATGGTGACAGTCCTGAAGAATGTTACTAATGTTATAACTGCACTTGGTGAGATGTACTTGTTCAATAAGCAACATGACAACAGAGTCTGGACTGCTCTTTTTTTAATGGTATGTTTGCATGCATCTCCCGCAACCATTATTATTGCCGATATCGTCTCCATTCAAATTGTGAAACGATGTAATCACTATAATAGGAGAATTTTTTTAATCAGAACAAAAATAGTGATCACTCTGATTAGCTCTTGGTGCCTCTTTCTTCAACGTGATTTCCTTTCCTCTTGCAGATCATTTCAGCAGTGACTGGGGGGATTACTGATCTCTCTTTCAATGCAACTGGCTATGCTTGGCAGACATTAAACTGTTTCTTAACAGCATCATATTCTGTGAGTATTTCATTTTGTGAATTCAACTTCACCATTGTAATCTTCCTTGTTTTCATGCAACCTCAAGGTCACAGGATCAAGCTGTGAAATCAGCCACTAATGCTTGTAATAGATTAGGCTgcctatattttaaaaaatttttttaatgtgttttgaTATGGTATACTTCAGTGTGGGATAAGTGAAGTAACCAGTTTATGCAATCAAACCTTTTCTGTTCAAAAGCAAACCATTTTTCAACTATGCCTTCTTGCATTGGAAAGATTTCCTGATTTTTAAGGGTCATTTGGTTCTCCTTTTATTATTCAGAACAGGGGAGCTTCttggttttggtttaaaagaaTCATTTAGAATTTTCTAATGAATAAATGTAGATAGCGCCGATTGTTGGGTTAGTCAACTTTGCTGATTATttggttgttttttattttattgggttaGTCAACTTTGCTGATTATttggttgttttttattttattgggttaGTCAACTTTGCTGATTATttggttgttttttattttattgctgCAGCTGACCCTACGAAGGGTCATGGATACAGCAAAGCAAGTTACTAAATCTGGAGACTTAAATGAATTCTCGATGGTCTTGTTGAACAACACCCTTTCAATGCCTTTGGGAATTTTCCTGATTTTGGTTTTCAATGAGGTGGATTATCTCTTAACAACGTGAGGTTTTCTCCTATTTTTTTCTCCTATCTTTGCATGACTCGAAACTATTGTATCGCATCCTAAGTTTTCGTTCGCTTTGTGTTTGTGCTGTGTTTCTTTATACAAATACACATATCTGCAATCTGAATCTCCGCAAGATGCTTTATATGGTGCTATTTTCTGCATATCTTATTAAATTTTTGGTGTTTCAATTGACAGGCCACTTTTGAGATTACCTAGCTTTTGGATGGTGATGACCTTAAGTGGCTTTTTGGGTCTAGGAATTAGCTTCTCATCCATGTGGTTTCTTCATCAGACAGGGGCTACGACTTACAGGTTTTGTATTTCGTTTTAGTTTCGATGCAGACAAGCCGTAAAGTCAACTATAGTACTCTcttgaaaataaaagaataaaagacaAACTCAActtgttaaaatttaaaaccgAGACTAGTTAGGAATAATTGTGAAACAGTAGTTTGTTGTTGTCTAGATTTGAATCCTTAATGCCAGAAGTGTATCTGTTTTAATTGATTGGAGCTGTTAGTATGTTGACGTAACTAATTGGCAGTATGCCATTTGCAGCCTTGTAGGTTCGTTGAATAAGATCCCACTTTCAGTT from Arachis hypogaea cultivar Tifrunner chromosome 10, arahy.Tifrunner.gnm2.J5K5, whole genome shotgun sequence includes:
- the LOC112715930 gene encoding GDP-mannose transporter GONST1, which codes for MNASTDDEHDVENGKFVRSNRGVKLSNQALLSGIAYCLSSCGMILVNKFVLSSYNFNAGISLMLYQNFISVVIVATLSLLGLVSTEPLTWKLIKVWLPVNVIFVGMLVTSMFSLKYINVAMVTVLKNVTNVITALGEMYLFNKQHDNRVWTALFLMIISAVTGGITDLSFNATGYAWQTLNCFLTASYSLTLRRVMDTAKQVTKSGDLNEFSMVLLNNTLSMPLGIFLILVFNEVDYLLTTPLLRLPSFWMVMTLSGFLGLGISFSSMWFLHQTGATTYSLVGSLNKIPLSVAGILLFHVPTSLQNSASIFFGLLAGVFFARAKIRERSQS